A region from the Janthinobacterium agaricidamnosum genome encodes:
- a CDS encoding circularly permuted type 2 ATP-grasp protein, whose amino-acid sequence MANFFNEMTADDVGTDSKVREHYREFSNWLAQQSPETIARKRAEADLTFRRVGITFAVYGDDAGTERLIPFDTIPRIIPAAEWAQMQTGLVQRVQALNMFIHDIYHEQNIIKAGIIPAEQIYKNAQYRPEMQGIAVASDIYAHIAGVDIVRAGQGEFYVLEDNLRVPSGVSYMLEDRKMMMRLFPELFARNRIAPVDHYPDMLLDNLRSVAPMGVDDPTVVVMTPGMYNSAYFEHAFLAQQMGVELVEGKDLFVNDNSVYMRTTRGPKRVDVIYRRVDDDFLDPLAFRSDSSLGVPGLLSVYRAGRVTLANAIGTGVADDKSIYPFVPDMIKFYLSQEPILNNVPTYQCRKAADLSYVLANLPKLVVKEVHGAGGYGMLVGPASSLAQIEDFRQRLLANPDGYIAQPTLALSACPTYVEAGIAPRHIDLRPFVLSGKTISMVPGGLTRVALGEGSLVVNSSQGGGTKDTWVLEATLSEEKAAFAGEKTC is encoded by the coding sequence ATGGCAAATTTTTTCAATGAAATGACTGCAGATGACGTGGGTACGGACAGCAAGGTACGCGAACACTATCGTGAATTCAGCAACTGGCTGGCACAGCAATCGCCCGAGACCATCGCCCGCAAGCGGGCCGAAGCCGACCTGACGTTCCGCCGCGTCGGCATCACGTTCGCCGTCTACGGCGACGATGCCGGCACGGAACGCCTGATTCCGTTCGACACCATCCCCCGCATCATCCCCGCCGCCGAATGGGCGCAGATGCAGACGGGCCTGGTGCAGCGCGTGCAAGCCTTGAACATGTTCATCCATGATATTTACCATGAGCAAAACATCATCAAGGCGGGCATCATTCCCGCCGAGCAAATCTACAAGAATGCCCAATACCGCCCGGAAATGCAGGGCATTGCCGTCGCTTCCGACATCTATGCGCACATCGCCGGCGTCGACATCGTGCGCGCGGGCCAGGGCGAATTCTATGTACTGGAAGACAATCTGCGGGTGCCGTCCGGCGTATCCTACATGCTGGAAGACCGCAAGATGATGATGCGGCTGTTCCCGGAACTGTTCGCCCGCAACCGCATCGCGCCCGTCGACCATTACCCGGATATGCTGCTAGACAACTTGCGTTCCGTCGCGCCCATGGGCGTCGATGACCCGACGGTCGTCGTCATGACGCCCGGCATGTACAACTCCGCCTACTTCGAGCACGCTTTCCTGGCCCAGCAGATGGGCGTGGAACTGGTCGAAGGCAAGGATTTGTTTGTCAACGACAATTCCGTCTACATGCGCACCACGCGCGGGCCCAAGCGCGTCGACGTCATTTATCGCCGCGTCGACGACGATTTCCTCGACCCGCTGGCCTTCCGCTCCGATTCCTCGCTGGGCGTGCCGGGCCTGCTGTCCGTCTACCGCGCCGGGCGTGTGACGTTGGCGAACGCCATCGGCACGGGCGTGGCCGACGACAAGTCGATCTACCCTTTCGTGCCCGACATGATCAAGTTCTACCTGTCGCAGGAACCGATCCTCAACAACGTGCCGACGTACCAGTGTCGCAAGGCGGCCGACCTGTCCTACGTGCTGGCGAATTTGCCGAAACTGGTGGTCAAGGAAGTGCATGGCGCGGGCGGCTACGGCATGCTGGTGGGGCCCGCGTCGAGCCTGGCGCAGATCGAGGATTTCCGCCAGCGCCTGCTGGCCAATCCGGACGGCTACATCGCCCAGCCGACCTTGGCCCTGTCCGCCTGCCCCACGTATGTCGAGGCCGGCATCGCGCCGCGCCACATCGATTTGCGTCCGTTCGTGCTGTCCGGCAAGACGATTTCCATGGTACCGGGCGGCTTGACCCGCGTGGCGCTGGGCGAAGGCTCGCTGGTGGTCAATTCCTCGCAGGGAGGCGGCACCAAGGATACCTGGGTACTGGAAGCCACATTATCAGAAGAAAAAGCAGCTTTTGCAGGAGAGAAAACATGCTGA
- a CDS encoding sensor histidine kinase: MTYASDQKMHALDMPARTRRIFSMRDAVLTQWEHEVRAKVRGADALLTPILINTLPAFFDNLAEALTPGYPRDDATSNTNAPAVHGNERARMTSYGPEQVIQEYQIFRDCFAAAALEAGVPLRRKDWKVINASIDTGIREAILEFTAMHESFQRRIAAGLSHDMRNPLSVMLNSAQLLQRRAQQPDVAALALKIIEHGKRLDDMIQELLDTLSYHRGQKLPLVLRRLDVLPLAWQVADSVNIGHPGKCVVSGTSVTGWWCENSLRRALENLVVNAVKYGDDGPIHIHIDSLRERMILSVHNTGSNIAQDQTQRIFEYLRREHEGNAPGWGIGLPFVQNVAESHGGSALVDSAPETGTTFTIDLPIDCRPFVTPGA, from the coding sequence ATGACCTATGCCTCTGACCAGAAAATGCACGCGCTGGACATGCCCGCACGCACGCGGCGCATCTTCAGCATGCGCGATGCCGTGCTGACGCAGTGGGAGCACGAGGTGCGCGCCAAGGTACGCGGCGCCGATGCCTTGCTCACGCCCATCCTCATCAACACCTTGCCCGCCTTCTTCGACAACCTGGCCGAAGCGCTCACGCCAGGCTACCCGCGCGACGACGCCACCAGCAACACCAACGCGCCTGCCGTGCATGGCAACGAACGGGCGCGCATGACCAGTTATGGCCCGGAACAGGTAATTCAGGAATACCAGATTTTCCGCGACTGCTTCGCCGCCGCCGCGCTGGAGGCGGGCGTGCCGCTGCGGCGAAAGGACTGGAAGGTGATCAATGCCTCGATCGATACGGGCATCCGCGAAGCCATCCTGGAATTTACCGCCATGCACGAAAGTTTTCAGCGCCGCATCGCCGCCGGGCTGTCGCACGACATGCGCAATCCCCTGTCCGTCATGCTCAACAGTGCACAGCTGCTGCAGCGGCGCGCGCAACAGCCGGACGTGGCGGCGCTGGCGCTGAAAATTATCGAGCACGGCAAGCGCCTCGACGACATGATCCAGGAATTGCTCGATACGCTCAGCTACCACCGGGGACAAAAGCTGCCCCTCGTCCTGCGGCGCCTCGACGTACTGCCGCTGGCATGGCAGGTTGCCGACAGCGTCAATATCGGCCATCCGGGCAAATGCGTGGTCAGCGGCACCTCCGTGACGGGCTGGTGGTGCGAAAATTCGCTGCGCCGTGCCCTGGAAAACCTCGTCGTCAATGCCGTCAAGTATGGCGACGACGGTCCCATCCATATTCATATCGACAGTTTGCGCGAACGCATGATCTTGAGCGTGCACAACACGGGCAGCAATATCGCGCAAGACCAGACGCAGCGCATCTTCGAATACCTGCGCCGCGAGCACGAAGGCAACGCGCCCGGCTGGGGCATCGGCCTGCCCTTCGTACAAAACGTGGCGGAAAGTCACGGCGGCAGCGCGCTGGTCGACAGTGCGCCGGAAACGGGCACCACGTTTACCATCGACCTGCCGATCGATTGCCGGCCCTTCGTCACGCCAGGCGCCTGA
- a CDS encoding transglutaminase family protein, translated as MQLAIRHETRYAYSAPLAYTIQQLHLTPRIEPQQRPLSWQITTPGQCHAYTDAYGNLSHMLTINGSHQSLSLVAQGVVETIYPHKGRLNLVDTLSPLLFTMPTPLTQANPAIVELAAASLPDRRVTAGTGHLLRLAEHIVGKVAYESGATMVTTTAGDALALGRGVCQDHAHLFLACCHAWGIPARYVSGYIDPGTTGHAASHAWVDAWTEDTDFAGWVSIDVTHARLMTDAYCRLAIGRDYDSAAPVRGVRQGGGTETLHVDVQIVPV; from the coding sequence ATGCAGCTCGCCATCCGCCACGAAACCCGCTACGCCTACAGTGCACCGCTGGCCTATACCATCCAGCAGCTGCACCTGACGCCGCGTATCGAGCCGCAGCAGCGGCCCCTGTCCTGGCAAATCACGACGCCGGGCCAGTGCCACGCCTATACGGATGCCTACGGCAATTTGTCGCACATGCTGACCATTAACGGCAGCCATCAGTCGCTGAGCCTGGTCGCCCAGGGCGTGGTGGAAACCATCTACCCGCACAAGGGACGACTGAACCTGGTCGATACCCTCTCGCCGCTGTTGTTTACCATGCCGACGCCGCTGACGCAGGCCAACCCTGCCATCGTGGAGCTGGCGGCCGCCAGCCTGCCGGACCGCCGCGTGACGGCCGGCACGGGCCATTTGCTGCGCCTGGCCGAGCACATCGTCGGCAAGGTGGCCTATGAAAGCGGCGCCACCATGGTCACCACCACGGCCGGCGACGCCCTGGCGCTGGGACGCGGCGTGTGCCAGGACCACGCGCACCTGTTCCTCGCCTGCTGCCACGCCTGGGGCATCCCGGCCCGTTATGTGTCCGGCTATATCGACCCGGGCACGACGGGCCACGCGGCCAGCCACGCCTGGGTCGACGCCTGGACGGAAGACACGGATTTCGCGGGCTGGGTCAGCATCGACGTCACGCATGCGCGCTTGATGACGGATGCGTATTGCCGCCTGGCCATCGGGCGCGACTACGATTCGGCGGCGCCCGTGCGCGGCGTGCGCCAGGGCGGCGGCACGGAAACGCTGCACGTGGATGTACAGATCGTGCCCGTGTAA
- a CDS encoding alpha-E domain-containing protein, which translates to MLSRTADHLFWMARYTERAENTARMLDVNMQTSMLPQSEQDAEQGWRATLGISELQSAYDHQYGHFHTRDVLDFMVRDPNNPSSILACLTGARENARAVRGTLTTEVWEIQNATWLDMQKRLKSNLLETDPSAFFEWVKYRSHLSRGVTLGTMLKDEAIHFIRLGTFLERADNTARILDVKFHGARDTSKDITQRDFYYWAALLRSVSGFEIYRKVYRDVITPARVAELLMLRGDMPRSLLACMDDVVENLKHIRNDVSADTERFAGKLHAELKFGHIDDIMKAGLHHTLTEFLENIYELGNRVSRDFLVPLAA; encoded by the coding sequence ATGCTGAGCCGCACTGCCGATCATTTGTTCTGGATGGCCCGCTACACGGAGCGGGCGGAAAACACGGCGCGCATGCTCGACGTCAACATGCAGACGTCCATGCTGCCCCAGTCCGAGCAGGACGCGGAGCAAGGCTGGCGCGCCACCCTGGGCATTTCCGAGCTGCAAAGCGCGTACGACCACCAATATGGCCACTTTCATACGCGCGACGTGCTCGACTTCATGGTGCGCGACCCGAACAACCCCTCGTCCATCCTGGCCTGCCTGACGGGCGCGCGCGAAAACGCCCGCGCCGTGCGGGGGACGTTGACGACGGAAGTGTGGGAAATCCAGAACGCCACCTGGCTCGACATGCAGAAGCGCCTGAAAAGCAATCTGCTGGAAACGGACCCCAGCGCCTTCTTCGAATGGGTCAAATACCGCTCGCATCTGTCGCGCGGCGTGACCCTGGGCACCATGCTCAAGGACGAAGCCATCCACTTCATTCGCCTGGGCACCTTCCTCGAGCGGGCCGACAACACGGCGCGCATCCTCGACGTGAAGTTCCATGGCGCGCGCGACACCTCGAAAGACATCACCCAGCGCGACTTTTACTACTGGGCCGCCCTGCTGCGCTCCGTGTCCGGCTTCGAGATCTACCGCAAGGTCTACCGCGACGTGATCACGCCGGCGCGCGTGGCGGAATTGCTGATGCTGCGCGGCGACATGCCCAGGTCGCTCCTTGCCTGCATGGATGACGTGGTGGAAAATCTGAAACATATCCGCAACGACGTGTCGGCCGATACGGAGCGGTTCGCCGGCAAGCTGCATGCGGAACTGAAATTCGGCCATATCGACGACATCATGAAGGCGGGCTTGCACCATACCCTGACTGAGTTTCTGGAAAACATCTATGAGCTGGGCAACCGGGTCAGCCGCGACTTCCTCGTTCCCCTGGCGGCCTGA